The DNA region GCAGCATCATGCCAATCCCTTCTTCTGGGAACGACACCACGTTTGAGCATCCTTCACCTCCGATGACCAATACTTGAAGAGAGGTGAGTCTATTTAATCCCCATTCCACAAGTGGCCTATAAATTTTGGGTGCGTTTGAGATTTCAAGTAATGTGAGATTGGCAGGGAATCCCTCCGATGGAAATGATATGTCAGCCGAACAGTTGAGCACCATTAATAGTCGAAGGGAGGTGATGCTGGCCATGCACTTAGGAAGGGctccaaaattttcacaattagcAACTGCGAAAACTCTGAAGCTGGTGGTAAGCAACCCACTTTCTTCAAAAGAAACCAAATTTGAACACGAAAGCAACCAAATCTCCTGGAGATGGATGAGCTTGTCTAGTCCTTGTAGAGATTTAATTCCGGATCTGGAAATTAGAATAACTTCAAGACAAGCGGTTTCCTTAAACTCTTGGACAATGTATTCCAACTCTGGACATCCCTTAATTATCAAACATTTAAGCGTTATGGGAAACTTGGTGTTTGAAAATAGGCAACTCAGCTTTGAGCATCCAGTAATTTGGAGAAGTTAAAGCTGATTGCAAATATTTTTGTGCCCCTTCGATGACAAAGACATTAGAGATGGACACTTATAGATAGACAAGTTCTCAAGAAGACAGAGGGTACAACTCATATTCTTATTATCTTCTTTTTCATCAACCAAATACTCCAAATTGTCACAGTCTGCAATCTTCAGCTTTTTTAAATTAGGAGGAAAGTTATTCTCTGCAAAAGAAACCAAGCCTCGACAACCCCGAATTTCCATCACTGTAAGGAATGTGAGCTCATGTAAGACTTGTGGCAGTCTATTGAGCCTATCACAATAAGCTATCTTCAGAGATTCAACACGTGAAATCTTGTTAGGTTGCAATTCGGCTTCCTCCGCTTCCAAAGACTGTAGTTGAGGACAACCCGAAACggaaatgaaacgatgtccaacTAAACTAAACCCATGCTGTGATAGAGATGTCAACTCCTCGCAACCACCAATTTCAAAATGTTCCGAGGTTCCAAACCTCAGCATTGTCCTATCTGCTGGAATATTAAACTTTGAAATGTTAGAAAGAGACAAAGTTTGGAAAGAGGAAAGCTCCTTTGCAGGAGAAGAGCAATCATCCACCAGTTCTGCATACCCTTCTACACTTACTTCGCACAGTGACGGGAAACTTGATATTGAAACTACCAAACTCGTACACcaatgaatttcaagtttttgCAAGGAAGGAAGATAGGTAGGCAACCTTCCCAACAATTAAGGACAAGTTTTGATTGAAAGCTCACGAAGGCTGGGGAGTTTCAAAACCTTCTCATCTCCTTCACAAGTGTGCCACTCCTTCCAGTTTGGAAGACTTTCAAAAGACAGAATCTCTAATGATGCAAATGGATTCAATTGATTTTCTCCGAAGAGCTCAACACCAATCTTCTGTACTTGATCGAAACCAATAATTGAAAGATCTTTTAACAATGGCAACCTTCCAACTGATGGTAGTGATTTGCAGTTTTTACAATTGCGAAGCTTCAAAGACGACAAATTCTTGAAGGAAGAATCTGCTATCCAAGACGAGAATTTTACACCACCGTAATTGCCAATGATGAGTTGCTCAAGCTTTTTCTGAGGACGAAGAAAGTCCATCACCCgctcttcaacttcttttttccTTGTACTATTCTCTAAGTCTACACCCCATTGTAGTTCTAACCCATCAATCCCTAGCTTTTCATTTAACTTAGTTTCCCTCGCATCTTGACCATTAACATTCTCCAATCCAGAAAGACAAAAATTACCTCTAAGGTTTgacaaaattttcaattctctaATAAGATGTCCATCACCTTCCCCTATAACAAAATTAGATAAGATTTGAAGTTTGGTGAGCTGATCAAATCCGGAGGGCATCCTTTTTTTTGAATCCGCACCTCTAATATCAAGAAAATGCAAGTTGACAAGGTTTCTGATCTTCGAGGGTAAATTTTTGAGCTTTGAACAATCTCTTAATATTAAAGTCTCCAAATGATAAAGAGTACACAAAGAATCAGGTAAACGATTGATTTGGGTTCTAGAAAAATTTGAGTAGTGTAGATgttctaaattttcaaaaaagtcgGGCAAATCATGGATCTTATACCCACGAAGAGAAAGAACCCTTAAGTAGCTCAGTCTTGGCAATAAATCATCCAAGACAACATTAGATAAAAAGAATTCGTCATATCTTGGAGCCATTAAGGGTAAGAAAGTACGTAAAGAAGTCATTTGATAAAATGCTTCAAGCTTCTTTACAATGTGATACCGATCATCACTAACATAAGCTGAGTGACGAGAACGATGCGAAAACTTTTGTTACTTTTCACCCTCCAGTCTGCAACATATTTCTCCTGCAACTAATTGAGCTAAATCATTCATAAGATCATGCATCACGAAACGGGATTTGTCTTTACTAGATATTTGAAAAAATGACCTTGACACTAGATCTTGAAAATATTGGTTTCCAAGACCTTTGTCTTGAATTTTAGCTTTTGATTGCAAGAAACCTTCTGCTCTCCATAACAAGATTATCTCTTCTTCttcaaattcataatctttaGGAAATATGGAGCAGTATGCAAAGCATCGTTTCAAATGAGGAGGAAGATAATGGTAGCTTAACCGCAAAGCTGGAATTAAGCCACATGGATCTTCTGGTAGGTCCCATATCTCGCTCTCATATACTTTTTCCCATTCACTTTGATCCGTAACTGTGCGTAATAAGCTGCCAATGGCTTTGGCTGCTAAAGGTAAGCCGTTGCACCTTCTCACTATGTTCTCTCCAATTTCTTTAAATTGGGGATGCCCATCAAAGTTACTTGCTTTCAATGCATGTTGAGCAAATATGGATAAACAATCATGATGCGAGAGTTTATCCAAGTAAAACGCTTTCACCGAATCTACATTACATGAAACTTTTTCGAGTCGAGTTGTTACAATAATCTTGGTTCCTGCTTCAAACGGAGCCCGTAAGACGGTCCAATCATTGTAACTCTAGTTCCAAATGTCATCTAAAACAAGCAACAACCTTTTTCCGGATAACTTCTCCTTCAACTTGACTTGAAGCAAGTTCAAGTCGTTCTCATCACGTGAATCAGCATCGAGGGATCTTAAAATCGTCTTTGTTATGTTAACAGCATCAAAGTCATCAGAAACGCATACCCAGGACTTGTGATCAAAAGACTCCTTAATGCTGGGATCATTGTAAACAAGCTGAGCAAGAGTTGTTTTCCCCATCCCTCCCATGCCAACGATGGAAAGGACACAAACTCCATCGGAATTGTTACTTTTGAGCAACTCAAGCATTTCTTGCTTCTCATTGGCTCTACCAACATACTCCACAGCTCCATCCATCAAGGAAGTTGGTTGCAGTCTGGGTTTGTTTCCCTTGGAAGTTGCGCCTTGAGACATGATCTCACTCAACCCCAAACTACTTCTTCGAGTGTTCAAACTACTCAGTCTATCAGTGATTGCTTTTATCTTTGAAATCATCTTAGCATTGAATATAAAAGAGATTGGAGAGAAATGACCACCAGTACAGCAGGTTGGAATGAGTTTCTGTACCTTACTAGTGCTGGCTTGTGCTTGAGTTTTTTGGAGCTTGAGACGTAACTCTTGGTAAGCGAAGTCGTCCAAGATGTCATCCACATCGTAAGCTAAGTCTTGGAGACCGTCCAGCCAATTCTTCACACCCTCGTCCTCGTTCTTGATCTGTTTCTCCTCTGCATGGTTCAACACTGCTTTGATCTCGGGTAATATGGATTGCCACAGCTTGAGTTGCTGGTGGACTTCCCTGTGATCGGCCACAAAGTTGAGTACAGAGTCAAGCAACTTGCCAGACAACAGCTCCAAAAAGGCAGAAAGAGCAGCCTCTCCAAAGACAGACATGGTGGAATTGGGACAAAGAAATCAAACAGAGAGATGAAGAAGGAAACGGAAGTTGAGGGAAAGAAATGGACATGGATTGTGGGGTTAACGGGCAAGGGAGTTGAAGTCAATGAATAGTGAGAAATGACAGGGGAAAACACAAGAAAGTGGAGAACAGGTGACGGTTTTTGGACTGATTGCACCCTccaatttctttattttattccgTACGAATCTTTCGCTTTATGATTTTATTCGCCAGCTAAATATAAcgcatttttaatatattaggtttTGTAAATTAGTTCATTATTTATTTACGCCATACAAGTATTATGTTTTACTGcataagttaataataaattaattttattcaatgaaTTTTAGttatatacattattttagtGAAGATtaagaatttatattttattaaagttttattaatatttttattttcaagtttaaatttattttaattattttattttttctattttgatattataaatgtaatgttatttattaaaatatgtatctttaaaaattgttttctaaAATACGTTTTCTTTTAGGGAATTTCAATAATCATGAGAGTTAAGTTCAATGTGATTGTTAATATCAACGAGTTTTTCACGTTTGTTGGAGTCAAAGTAATTATTAGTCATGATTATCTTACTTTGATATCTATTGATAGTAGTGAGCGTTCAAACGAATCGAATGAAAATATTTCTTATTAATTGAGTTGAccaatcttattttattattctaactcgatttgaatttttttcgaatcaagtcaagtgaaatgaaattcaagttgagttgaatcgaatgaaattattcgagttaaattaaaaaattaaatatgtgaaattaaaatcttgttacaatataactaattttatgttatagcacacaaatttgaaaaaatatatatttgaaaactttttcaaagcaaaagaataataataaatactttattatgataaaattgaatcattaattagcttatttaggtcccaaaattattattttagaaaattttaaatttttgaaatttctttatatattttttataatttttttgaaaattttataattttttaaaagatatgaattttgaattttttataaatattttgagttaaaacatttttttataatttttttagagagaaaccaatttgctcattttcaaacttgacaggGGCCAAAatggtatttacaccaatctgttattcaaattataaaattcaactgGATTCGAACTCgtaactcgaattacttattctaattgactcaaataattcaaataactcaattcaattaactcaaaattttaaaaaaattaattttttctaatCAAATCAAGTTTTTTTCACCCCTACTTATGGATGTCAAGTTTAttgtgaaatatttaaaatttaaacagtaaaatttaattattaatttttttgcgAATAAAATACTAatgcattaaaaaataaaaattaaagctaAGAGTGAGTTTTCAATCGAGTCGAGTCAAATCGAGtcaaaaatttttgaattagtcgagttgacaaatcctattttagtaaccaaactcaatttgatttttttcgaaacgaatcgaatcgagtcaaaaaatttcgagtcaaataatgtcgagttaacgaatcctattatttatacttaatgttgcatttatatgaaccgattatttaactagtagacgaagtataagattatttaactacacgaacaatataatgattttaccttttaacttaatgggtaaatatttatcaaaacaactttcttttaacttaattattttgaattttaacttttaaaaaagtaaacattTCTCAAAACGACGTAGGTATGTCTCTTCTTATTCAAATTTTTGAATActgaaaaagttaattttttattcgagttgattcgaataacttgattaactcaaataactcaaactatttaatttaaaatttaaatttttatcgaatttttcaaatcgaatcggATTTTGCTAAGCAATATCCCAAGCCTATAAATGCAGGCTTTAAACTGTGCCTTGTTTCAATATTTGTTCAAAACCTTTCTCCTTCAATGCATGAGTTCCAGATCCAGAAAAACATTGGCTTCAACCAAAACTTTGGCTTTCTCCACTcgatttaattttaaatgtatagttgataccgatattttttatttaggtgtgattgaccatctcaaaaataaaaatatattactttaattaaaatttattaaaaagatatttttttgtCTACAAAACAAAATTTGAGTTCAGGAGTAATGTTCCAGGTGAAGAAGATATCAACACCCTCATGATGCTTAATAACAAAATGGAACCATTAGTCGTATGTTATCTTTAATTTTgaccaaataaatttaaaatgattaactTTCTAGAATACTacctaattttctttttaaaaaaacaaatacctttaaaatataattattcataaatatgCAAATCATTTCCAAACATACGAAGAATATAACATTATTGGacatgaataataaaatataacctAACCTAATGggccttttttttaattacaaaaattattcTCTTTCAAAATCATTTACGTAAATGACTCTTTTATTACAGTAAAATTCGGTGTTGTCATTGTCATTGATAGCATCATCCCTAATAATTACCAAATTATTGtcagttttaataaaaaaaattaattttttgagtgTCGTCGTAGCCATTAGCAACACCAATATATAAAATCGTCTATCCCGTAAAAAAATACCGAAAttctaagaaaaaaaatagaaaaagaaaatatattttaatgagTGTTGTCGTTGACATAGGCGATaccaatgttttttttaaacGTGTAAAGCAAGTATTTAAttctgttttatatatttttgttaaaaaaccCCAAAACCCAGGTTGCCCCTTCTGTTAAAATGGAGATGGAATGGAGTTGAAGTCAATGAATAGAGACAAATGAAATGGAAAACAGGTCAcagtttctttattttattgcgTACCAATCTTTCtttatttaatcaaaacataatCTCATTGAATAGAGAGCAAATCATTTTTCATACATTATGTTCTGTAAATTAATTCAGTAATAATGACTATCTAATTGTAACTATTTACGCCATACAAGTTTTGCATTTCAATgcataatttaacaataaattcattttattcaatgcATTTTagttatatacatttttttttagttaaagactagaatttattatttattatttattaaagttttttattttaagtttaaatttatattaattatttttttattttaatattataaatataatgattatttattaaaatatgtatcttcaaaaattgttttttgaaatagattttttttagggATATTTCATTATGAGAGTCAAGTTTAATGTAATTATTAATATCAACAAGTTTTTCACGCTTGTTagagtaaaaataattattagtaaaaatttatataaatgcCTCGTTTATTACACTAAAACTCGATGTTGCCAATGTCATTGGCGGCACCACCCTTAATAATTACTCAGTCATt from Gossypium hirsutum isolate 1008001.06 chromosome A04, Gossypium_hirsutum_v2.1, whole genome shotgun sequence includes:
- the LOC121227997 gene encoding putative disease resistance protein At3g14460 is translated as MAPRYDEFFLSNVVLDDLLPRLSYLRVLSLRGYKIHDLPDFFENLEHLHYSNFSRTQINRLPDSLCTLYHLETLILRDCSKLKNLPSKIRNLVNLHFLDIRGADSKKRMPSGFDQLTKLQILSNFVIGEGDGHLIRELKILSNLRGNFCLSGLENVNGQDARETKLNEKLGIDGLELQWGVDLENSTRKKEVEERVMDFLRPQKKLEQLIIGNYGGVKFSSWIADSSFKNLSSLKLRNCKNCKSLPSVGRLPLLKDLSIIGFDQVQKIGVELFGENQLNPFASLEILSFESLPNWKEWHTCEGDEKVLKLPSLLSISSFPSLCEVSVEGYAELVDDCSSPAKELSSFQTLSLSNISKFNIPADRTMLRFGTSEHFEIGGCEELTSLSQHGFSLVGHRFISVSGCPQLQSLEAEEAELQPNKISRVESLKIAYCDRLNRLPQVLHELTFLTVMEIRGCRGLVSFAENNFPPNLKKLKIADCDNLEYLVDEKEDNKNMSCTLCLLENLSIYKCPSLISGIKSLQGLDKLIHLQEIWLLSCSNLVSFEESGLLTTSFRVFAVANCENFGALPKCMASITSLRLLMVLNCSADISFPSEGFPANLTLLEISNAPKIYRPLVEWGLNRLTSLQVLVIGGEGCSNVVSFPEEGIGMMLPRSLTRITLLKFENLEFMFSEGFQDLASLQELEIFNCPMLTSLPEKDMLLSLGSLHICSCLLLKEKCSSDKGREWSKISHIPLVLIDGKKVIPRASD